From Capsicum annuum cultivar UCD-10X-F1 unplaced genomic scaffold, UCD10Xv1.1 ctg2545, whole genome shotgun sequence, the proteins below share one genomic window:
- the LOC107846823 gene encoding pentatricopeptide repeat-containing protein At5g08510-like, with protein MAVWLISYRAGRLHEAYDLIQSMPMRPNNVIWGTLLGDCSFHGIVELAEQAVEFLSVLEPWNRGNYVILSNIYARDGLSDGVARFRKLMKSSQIPKAAGYNFIEEGGDIHKFVVKDKYHPKSNEIYALLKSPLD; from the coding sequence ATGGCTGTATGGTTGATCTCTTACCGGGCTGGGAGATTGCATGAAGCTTATGATCTTATACAAAGCATGCCAATGAGACCTAATAATGTTATATGGGGAACTCTGCTTGGAGATTGCAGTTTCCATGGCATTGTTGAACTGGCTGAACAAGCAGTCGAATTCCTTTCTGTGTTGGAGCCATGGAATCGTGGGAATTATGTTATTCTCTCAAATATCTATGCAAGAGATGGTCTGTCGGATGGTGTTGCAAGGTTCAGGAAACTGATGAAGTCCTCCCAGATACCAAAAGCAGCAGGGTACAACTTCATCGAGGAAGGAGGTGATATTCATAAGTTTGTAGTAAAGGATAAATACCATCCAAAATCAAATGAGATATATGCACTTCTTAAGTCACCACTAGATTGA
- the LOC124890801 gene encoding uncharacterized protein LOC124890801, whose amino-acid sequence MENSQQPLATESFSYSWLLNRKPSIDGLTESPRPSYSSHDNAEEELKFIAYLKIFLEEEQNFNFDVHPVSESVCADEIFSNGYIMPRYLDRSKIESFCEAFNNFNTNSSVPSTSTPPTPISKLSNSITSQDDFLEKWRKFPRKILVKWFGFIRPISKRIASSRKSTTKVDELQRKVSEIQSCKSTTNTLFQRSPRRMLKFHSVVNWCGNDNNQRSSSSTRRVKSLRKVKNWSNINSPHEACSPIKSPSNDHSTDVWREKAI is encoded by the coding sequence ATGGAAAATTCCCAACAACCTCTTGCCACAGAGAGTTTTTCATATAGCTGGTTGTTGAACAGAAAACCATCCATTGATGGCCTAACAGAATCCCCTAGACCCTCTTATAGTAGTCATGATAATGCTGAGGAAGAGTTAAAATTCATCGCTTATTTGAAAATATTcctagaagaagaacaaaacttCAACTTTGATGTTCATCCTGTTTCAGAATCTGTTTGTGCTGATGAAATCTTCTCTAATGGATATATCATGCCTCGATATCTTGATAGATCAAAGATTGAATCTTTTTGCGAAGCCTTCAATAATTTCAACACTAATTCATCTGTACCCTCAACTAGTACTCCTCCCACACCAATATCTAAACTTTCAAATTCCATAACAAGTCAagatgattttcttgaaaaatggAGGAAGTTTCCACGCAAAATCTTGGTTAAGTGGTTTGGATTCATCAGGCCAATCTCTAAAAGGATAGCAAGCTCaagaaaaagtactacaaaagttGATGAACTTCAAAGAAAAGTAAGTGAAATTCAAAGCTGCAAGAGTACTACTAATACTTTATTTCAGAGATCTCCTCGTCGAATGTTGAAATTTCATTCTGTTGTCAATTGGTGTGGAAATGATAACAACCAAAGAAGTAGTAGTAGTACTAGAAGAGTTAAGAGTTTGAGGAAGGTGAAAAACTGGAGCAATATTAACTCACCACATGAGGCTTGTTCCCCTATAAAAAGTCCATCCAATGATCATTCTACTGATGTTTGGCGCGAGAAGGCAATCTGA